attgtgtaagagaaaattgagcgttgtacgaacttgtgatggcaaagaataaaagcaacggactgcataataaaggttgctatcataaggggcaatataacatgacgttcctttgcactaaggggttgagcatacaaacaaaaagtcaaagtttttctctctattcctttttatttttctcttttggcaagcattatgtggtgaggaaatatctaggcacatatatccagttggatatgggtagcatgtgttattattattgacatcacccttgaggtgaatacgttgggaggagaaATTATAAGCCccgatctttctatgtgtccggttgaaacgttctgctcatgtgtatgcggtgagtgttagtaatcatagaagactatatgatgcttgagtatgtggagctcttacttagactctgttgaataagttgaattgcaattgcttggtgattgagaacataggttgttgagtttcaagagaattcattgttcgaaccttaacatgtgaattggttgctactttaacatgagaagaaattttatgagaaaaaaaattgatgttatgatgctaggaaaagtgatcgaaattatcattgatcaaacttgtgcacttttctagcattcacacttcataaattatttcttttatcatttacctactcgaggacgagtaggaattgagcttggggatactgatacgtctccagcgtatctataatttatgaagtattcatgttgttatattatcattcttggatattctACAATCATTTTTTAGACTAACCTGTTGACccattgcccagtgccagttgctagttttttgcttttttttacatcgcaggaaattaatatcaaaccgagtccaaacaccgtgaaactttttgtggattgttTTGGACCAAGAGactcgcccaggtgggttgtgcccacctcggtgcctCCCGCACCCccacttcgccctataaattcccaaatattccaaaaaccctcggggaaaccctagattagaagttccgccgccgcaagccactgtatccatcgaaaaccaatctagaccccgttccggcactccgacggagggggaaatcatcaccggtggccatcttcatcatcccggcggccaccacgatgaggagggagtaatccaccctcggggctgagggtttgtaccagtagctatgtgtttaatctctctctctctctttctcgtgttcttgagatgtcacgatcttgatgtattgcgggctttgttaatattgtcggatcatatggtgttttcccctctctatcttgttgtgatgaattgagtttttcccttcgaGATTTCATTgtcatcggattgaatacttttatggatttgagagcacttgatatatatcttgcatatgaatactcgtggtgacaatggggtatcgtattgattcacttgatatatgttttggcacttaaCTCGTTGATTCCcggggtgacattggggtaatctatgcatagggggtgatgcacgttctcatcttctgtttccccggtagaaatattggggcactctttgaggttctttgttttGGATTGAGCCTTCGAGGCGATGGAGTCAGCTAGGTGTTTGCTAACTCTCAGGAGCAACAGTGTCAAGTGGGGGCGGCAGCGCCAGAGGAATTCATTTTTGGTGGTGCTCCTCGAGTACCGAGCCGTGACTTTCAAGGTGAAAACCTAAGGTCTGGCCCTCATTGGTTGTGGGCAATTTCCTTGCTGAAGGAATTGTTTTGAGAGCTCGGACTTCTTCCAGGTGAAAACCTAACATCCTGGATCAAGCAAGGATGGTGCTTGTGCattgtttccttcttgaaggcgttgcttTTGAAGACCTTTTATGTTTTCCGAGTGTTGAATTTGGTGGTGGTTTGTGTGCGGCTACTGAGATAAGTCGATCACCGTGGTGGGacctttgttttttcctttctcttctatttttttctttggctgtgtgcatcctggaTGTCATTACAACATTTTGTAGGTGCAGAGgctgggtgtaattggtatctgcgtgatattaatatattcccctTTAATTTTTTTAAAAGAATCATGTAGTAATCATAGGAGCGAAGCCATTGATTGAGAAAAGGACATAGCTTGTCGATAGGTTCAATCAGATCCATGCATTAAGTCTAGTCGTGCACGCCACATACGACAGTATGTTGTTGTCGTTGGATTGCTTTGTACTACAGAAAAATATGTGATATCGATACTTATCCCAGATTGCTTGCATTTGTTGCCAAACATTAAGCCATTGCTATGCATTTGCACGATGCATGTGCCATTTACATTTTTCGCCCGCCCCAGTATAACACTTTTCTCTAGTTTTGGGCACAAGCCCAAACTAGACATTCGTCTAGATTCTTAGAAATTGGTGGAGGCACGCATCTACCCAGTCGTGCAAGCAACTCTATTGCCTCACGATCTGCAAAGTCGCTGGATCTTGCACAAAGGATAAACAAGGTTTAAGTTATTGCTTCTGAAACTTACAATTTTGTTGCTCGTAGGTTAAGAAACTTATGATTTTGTTGGACGCTCGTACTAAGTTTCAAAGCTGAAAGTTAAAACTTATGATTTTGTCGGACGATTTTGTCGGTTGCTCCTACTAAGTTTCAAAAGTTaaaacttagcgaaattttgaaatTCATCAAAACGTATTCAAAATGAATGTTATTTGAAAGCCCTCGTCACCAGAAACTCGAATATGCAAACCAAACTTAATTTAGAATTTTGATTCAAAAGATATAGAAGATTGAAAATCAAAAGCAAAAGTGATAAGGGGGTTGGTTGTTTGCCCCACCCCTACATGGTACAAATCCTTCCATGTAGCTTCTATCTATTCTAAAATTCAGTGTGATACAGTAGAATTTGATAtattcaatctctctctctctctctctctctctctctcacacacacacacacacacgtgcgcgCGCGCCATATGCGACAAATTTGATGCAGCAGTATTCTGACGGGATATCATCCTTTGCACATGATCGTGTCCATAGCAATGGTAGATGAGCAGTCTGTATCTAATTAACATCACAAGCAAACGTACAGTCCCTTTCTCTCTCATTTTCATGGCTATAGCTAGGGCGGGCGAGCAGTCCGTCTCTAACATCACGCACAAGTCAGAAGCAAAAAGGCGTTTTGCTTCGTGGACCAAGCTGGTGTTTTTTGTTTTGAGAATTGCACAGGTTAATTTTAGGTGTGAGAATCGTACTAAACTGGCATGCTCATCTTATCATTTTCAGCATAGGAATATGAGGCATAGTGCTTGATTAGATTTTCTTGTTTATCTCAAAAAAGAAAAGATTAGATTTTTCTTGTTATATGTCTGTAGATGACCTACAAATAACAACCTTCCTGTTTACCTCCTCATACATACTCACAAGTGCATAGGCATGGCCAGCTCGTCAGCGTTGGAGTTCACCGTGAGGAGGAAACTTGCGGTGCTTGTGCCGCCCGCGGCCCCTACGCCGCGGGAGCTGAAGAGGCTCTCCGACATCGACCACCAGGACGGGCTTCGCTTTCAGGTCCCCATCATCCACTTCTTTCGGCAGCATGACGGCCGGGACGACGACCCTGCGCCTGTACTACGCGGCGCCATAGCGGCGGTGCTCGTGCACTACTACCCGTTCGcggggcggctgagggagctcgagGGCCGCAAGCTCGCCGTCGACTGCACCGGCGAGGGCGTGCTGTTCGTCGAGGCTGATGCCGACGTCTGCCTCGACCAGTTTGATGCGGCCCTGGGGCCGCCCTTCCCGTGCCTCGACGAGCTCCTATTCGACGTCCCCGGTTCCTGCGGTATCCTCGACTGCCCGCTCCTCCTTTTTCAGGTATGCTTTCCTCAACTTTCCGCGTTGATAAACCTAAAAAAAAACAGTCGAGACTTTTCACAAAAAATGCACTGGATTATAAACAGGAAAGTAATGCAATTTTCAGAATCGGCTGaggcttttaaaatccatctaaaaTGTACCTTATAACTATATAACGTGTCATCCAATACTGAGCCTCCTGCATGCATGCAGGTGACACGGCTCGCTTGCGGAGGCTTCGTCATGGCTGTGAGGGTACAGCACACGATGGCAGATGCGGCGGGGATGGTGCAGCTCCTGGGTGCTATCGCGGAGCTGGCTCGGGGTGCGCCGGCGCCAACAGTGCAGCCGGTGTGGGGGCGCGAGCTGCTGCAGGCGCCGCTGCTGAACGATGATGTACTACTCCCACCGCGCTTTGCGCACCGTGAGTacgatgatgtgatggacatgaatgACGCCATCGTGCCCTTTGAATTCATAGTGCACCACTCCTTCTTCATTGGATGGCGGGAGATCTCTGCCATCCGATCCCACCTCCCGTCGGCTCTCAGCCGCGAAGCTACCAACTTCGAGGTCATCACGGGGTGCCTGTGGAGGTGCCGCACGACAGCTCTGGCCCCCCATGCCGACGAGGAAATGAGGATGATCTGTACCGTCAACATCCGTGGCAAAAAAGACACTATCATCCCCGTCGGCTACTATGGCAACGCCTTCGCTTCCCCGGTCGCCATTTCCACGGCCGGTGACTTGCTCGCCAACCCTGTGAGCTATGCCGTGGAGCTGGTGATGAAGGCGAAGCGGGAGGTGGATGTGGAGTACATCCTCTCCGTGGCAGCGCTCATGGCACAACGCGGGCGGCCACACTTTGCGGTGGCACACACCTACCTCGTGTCGGACGTGAGCAAGGTTGGAATCCGCGACCTTGACTTCGGCTGGGGCAAGCCGGTGTATGCCGGTCCGGCGAAGGGCGGAGTCGTCGACATACCAGGCGTTGCCAGCTTCTTCATTGCTGTAAGGAATGCCATGGGCGAGGAGGGTATCTCAGTCCCCGTGTGCATGCCTGGCCCCACCATGGACAAGTTCGTTAACGAGATGGGCAAGCTCATGCGCCCGGCATCGGCTGACACGTTTTCCAAGATGTGATCTGCAATCTGAGTTTGAATCATCATCTGGTAACACGGTTTCAATTGACCATCAAAATGAGTGCTTGTACCTGAAATCTCGACCGACTACATGCTTCTGCGTTTAGTCACTTTCTTCTTTAGCAAACAATGTAAGTATGATTTAAATAATTAATAAAGATAGCCATGACGGCTTTCCCCTAAAAAAATCAGAATACTATATATCTAGGGTTGTGCTATGCGTCGGTCGACGGATCTTTTAAGAAGATCCACCCGCTCAACAACCATTAGATTTGGCGTTATCCAACGACCCACTTCCATCCTCACTACTGCAACAAACACGGTGTTGCAGAACCCTTTGTAACAAAGCTCGTGTTGCAGAAACATTTGTAATAGAGTTTTTTTTCCAGCTTCATCTTTTTGCAATAGAGATGATGTTGCGGAAAGAGCTTCTGCAACATCGGTGATGTTGCAGAATCTTTTTGTAATGAAAGGATGTCGCAGCGCACTGTCGTTGTTGCCGTCGCCGTTGTTGCAGAAACTCGCCACGCGTGCGTCCGCACAGCCTGACGGGCATCGGCAGCTTCCGATGCACGAGGTCGACCCGACGGTGTCATAGAAACTTCTGCGACGGGGACCTCCAGTCTAGATCAAGCCGCGACAGAGGTGGCATGGCGCTTACCGTTGACACCTGGGTGGCTTCCACGGCGACCGCTCGAACCCAGCCTCCCTTCATGGTCGGGAGGCCACCGCCGGCGGAGGTTGTGTCATTATCATTGCCCTCCCTCACGCGGTGCCTTCCTGGTGGGTCTGCAACAAACCGCTTGTTGTGGTCTGCCTTTTGAAATTGGTGCCCAGTTGCAAGAATATACTATGTGGCTAACGTTTCAGTGAAGAAAAGGATGAGGGAGGGATGCGGTGTATGGGCCCATGATGACGTGTGGAAGACGTAGGACGTCAAACAAAAGATCAGTCGGTTGAGCACCAGCTTTTCCCATATCTATATCAATACCCATATATAGTGTGGGAATAACTTACATTGTCATCCATTGAATCTACTTCATGTAACGGTTGAGAATTGTCAAACCCAAGAGTTGTAGCCGTCAGATCAATTCTTGTGTTGTACCAGATCCTTCCACTTGGTCATGGCTTGCTCGACGTGGACTCCCTAAAGCTTTCCACACATATTCATTTTATTTCCATGCCCTGTTTTCATGTTGAGTCTGAACAAGCAGCAATAAAGAGATTGGCCCATATCAGAGGAGCACAATTAAAAAATATATTAGGGGTGAGAAAAAAACGCCACgacaaagaaaaaaaaatattgTAAACTAATGATAACCCAAGAGTAAGGGATCAgttatagccttttcgataagtaagattgtcgaacccaacgaggatttaAAAGGTAAgattaatattctctcaagttctatcaacgactgatacaactctacgtgcAATGTTTTCTTTacctagaaataaaaaataaactaCTCTGTAGGTGTAATGGGAtatatttgcaagataataaagaacgtggaaataaaagttaggtgttatTTAAATAAAAGTGAAATAAAATAAGTATAGCGATTATGGAAAAGTGGTGGTTGGATGTGCGGTATTGTACATATGAAATTGATAACTAAACAGATAACCATCATTGCAGTTTTATGTGTGGGAAAGGCCTCTGCTATCCCTTCCTCGGAATTttatgcacttataattggaactatTAATAAGTATCCGCGACTACTAACAAAGTTCATTAAGGTAAGCCCAACCCTAGCATTAAGATAAATTTGGTCCATGTTCATCCCATATGCAACGACTCGCGAACTGGGGTTGAGGTTTCTATAATCAatcacatattgcaacaccctaaagcGTAATCCATATACGTGTGCGcttatatgatgggcaccaaaggacaaaaaaacatgtcactcaaacatatcaTGATCACCAACTAATCTATAGGACAAGAAGAAATTACTCACACATGAAATCTATAGCATCAACAACCATATTCAAGTATAGggttacagcgggttgcgggagagtgaacaGCTGAATAAAGAGGGAGGAAGATGAGTGAGGTGTTGATGAAGTTGATGGAGATGGTCGGAGTGACGATGCTTCCCCTAGCGGTTCTATGGCACCACCAGAAGAGAGGGGGGGCGAGGgcctcctgcttcttcttcttcttcttcttcttccatggccttCCCCCAAGATGGGATTGGAGAAGGATTCCCCCACCGGTCCTTGGCCGCCATGGCTCCCTGAGGGCGGAACCCCACTGAGATTGGATCTTTCTCTGTTTTCGCTACTGTTTATGTGGCCGAGCACCATTTCCTAAATATCTGGAGATTCGTAACTCTGATCGGGCTGGAATTTTGCACTTTTTTTTTTCATAAATTAGCTttgttgcgcccgaagtagagctccaaccaccTTACGGTCTAGCCACATGGATGGTTGGCGCGGTTGGGCCCCATGCCGCACGGTCTATCCATGTGGCTCCCACATGTGTAGTCTTGCGTTGATTCATCCACCAAAAATTCTAATATATTCTATACGAAATCCACACAAAAATTAAGGTCATTCTGGCTCCGTCAATTTTTCACCTAAAAACCCAAAAAAAGGAATTGGCATTTGGCACacgcggttaataggttagtctaaacaaaaataatataaagtattgccaaaagtatataaaagtggtatggtaatagcatgaaacaataaaaaattataaatacttcGGAGACGTGTTTGCTAACATGGATGAACTGAGCTTGCTCAGATGGTGGGTTCTTTGTGGTGGAACGTGTCGACGAGGGTTAAGTCTTAGACTTGGCATTGATGCTCGCAttttttctagatttatttcagcATTTTCAGCGATATTCGTTCTGTGGGAGTAGACGTTCTCGTCGACTATGGAAACGCTTGTAGTGACTTTGCACTGGATGTTGTTCTGGACATGCATGTATTTGTTTCATGGGGCTAAATTATACTGCAATCGGCCTTCTTGTCCGTAGCAATCAGATTATGATTATCATAAATCCTAGTACATAttgtcacactactagggaaaagcttataggcagacgcttactagtagcacgggtttatacccctcgctactgctatttactagtagcgcgggtttataatcctcgctactactaagttgatagtagtagcacaggtttataaccctcgctactaataAGTGGTCTCTACCGTGTCCCCGGGacaatgccatagtagtagcgaggggtataaacccgtgcTATTACTAagctgatagtagtagcgcgggtttatacccctcgctactagtaagtacAGGATTTTTTAATAGCCCTgaaatccccatctcctcccccaaatccctcctttCTTCCGCCAGTCtctcctctctctcttcatacgctctcacatggacctcttgcccatgcgcccctcctcctccatctcgccgaaagaggccgccgcctcgcgccaccggcgtctaggagctcgTCGATCTTCCACCGGCATCTAGGAGCTCGCGGTCTTCCACCGGCGTCTAGGAGGCCGCCTCTTCGCGCCACCACGCTGGAGCACCTCACCACCGGTGACCAGCCccgccgctccctccatctccttcctctctccctcggttttctttttctctctctttctttggtttgactcaccctcccatgtccatgcccgtgcaggtcgACGACCAGGAGCTATCTGGCATGGTCAGGAAGAGGAGCCCCATGCAGCCACCGCCGGATCTAGTCTGTCGCTGCCCGTTCATGCCTGCGGCGACCCCAACCGTCGCTGGATCGGACCACTGGTGCCAGACAACACGCACGGGAtcgagattttttttgtttttgaaataatagtagtagcgcggggtataagacccgctacagataattagtagtagcgcgggtggcatccgcgctactactaacaaatgtagtagtagcgcgggtggcaccagcgatactactactagttagctatagcgccgtagtagtagcgcgggcagccgcgctactactagctattTATCCGGCGCTAATACTAGgcgtttccctagtagtgtcaaccTGCTAGTGTACTATTAAAAGTTTCAATCAGACTGGTTACCGGTGCCATTTCTAGTTGACCTTATTCATTCAGTATTTGGGTAAAACACTGCCTTTGAGCAAGTTCTTTTTAGCTAATGAATTCAGTGGAGCCTTAGATCTATTAATCACGTGTCAGTAAATTAAAATAACTGTAGCTAATGTTTGGTCCGTTTTTGTTGTTTCAGATGATAAACCGAAGGTATTGTCATATAAGCTTGTGTTACACATATGCAAATAGGATTTTGGCAGGTGCCAAGACATGGCATTTACTATGTTAGATATGTAGTGATCATAACATATAGGCTTGTCTGTTGGTTTAGGTGGTTAACGTTGGTTTAGACGCTTAGCGTGGTGCGTCTTGGCAGCCTATATTCTACCCTGGTAATGCTGTGTCGATGTGCCTTGTGGCTGTACGCATGGAAGCGGTACCTCGCAAGGAAGGAAAATCGTTGTGTACATTGACAGACTCCAAAGTTCTGTCAAAAATGTAAATCATAATATCAGTATGTCGCTGATATCTCCACGAACTACCATGGAAACCTATAAGGTTGTAAAAATTATCTTTAGAAATGCGAAAGAAATCATTATGTTGCCAGTGCTTCATGGTTCGGTAAAGACGCAAAAAAGTTGCCTGAAGCAAAGGGACCTGCAGACAGTATGAAGACAATGGGCGACGAATCGTTCAGTCCTTAGGGAGGAGGAAAACTCCCTGGCTCCATTTCATGGGTGCGGTAGCAGTGTGGCAGAAGCAGATCGGATTATTCCAGTGATTTCTTTCCAAGTTTCTGTTTCTGAAGCTACTCCTCTCTTGTCAAGGTGCGTGCATACTAGTAACAAATATATAGCAGCATTTGCCAGCTTCCTTCCTTGGTGTCCTCTAATTATTCTGCCAAACACTGCATGTAATTAAATAGTACTAATGGTTAACGGTTGCAAGAAATCATTAGATTGATTCAGTTTGCTACTTCGCATTAATCATGACTTCATGAGTCTTTCTGAATGCGTAGTACTCCTGTTCGTTGTATGTCGAATGGTTTTCTTTTAGCTAGGTGTCATTCAGTTGAGCGATTCATGGTCGTGTACACCAGTATATATTTCTACATCATGCATGGATATCACTGATTGGACCAGGTACTAGGTTGTGAAATGGCATTAGCCTCCACCTGCTGCTGCTACTTCCACCCCCACCACcaccagtgttgcatgcatgcttgAATTACTTCACTGCATCTTCTTCTGAATTTTGTGCAGATACTTCACTTTATGCTTGACCCTTCTGAATTCTGCCACTAATCTTTGGGCTGGCTCCCCTTTCCTGAACCATCCTCACCTGATTCATTGCTTGTTGGCTACTCTATTTCAGCGCTGGCTTGGTCTGCTTCAGTGACTGACAGTGTCCCATCTTGGATGAAGAAGTTTGCAGTGTCACAAGCTTTTGACCAGATATCCATCTCGTGAGAAGGCACCTCCTTGCGGCAGAAGCTCCTTTCAGAATTTCTGGAGTTCCCTTGTAGAGAAACGAATTGTCATGTTACAGCAGATGGATTATCCGCAGTCCAGTGCGCGCAAGAGAGTGTGCAGAATACAGAGTAGATCTTAGTAAAGCCCTTTATTTAGAATTAGTTACAAGGAGAGGGGAGAACGGTGGTAATATTTTGACAACAACAAACGGAAAAAGGATAAGAGCAGAATCTA
This portion of the Triticum dicoccoides isolate Atlit2015 ecotype Zavitan chromosome 7A, WEW_v2.0, whole genome shotgun sequence genome encodes:
- the LOC119331165 gene encoding benzyl alcohol O-benzoyltransferase-like, translating into MASSSALEFTVRRKLAVLVPPAAPTPRELKRLSDIDHQDGLRFQVPIIHFFRQHDGRDDDPAPVLRGAIAAVLVHYYPFAGRLRELEGRKLAVDCTGEGVLFVEADADVCLDQFDAALGPPFPCLDELLFDVPGSCGILDCPLLLFQVTRLACGGFVMAVRVQHTMADAAGMVQLLGAIAELARGAPAPTVQPVWGRELLQAPLLNDDVLLPPRFAHREYDDVMDMNDAIVPFEFIVHHSFFIGWREISAIRSHLPSALSREATNFEVITGCLWRCRTTALAPHADEEMRMICTVNIRGKKDTIIPVGYYGNAFASPVAISTAGDLLANPVSYAVELVMKAKREVDVEYILSVAALMAQRGRPHFAVAHTYLVSDVSKVGIRDLDFGWGKPVYAGPAKGGVVDIPGVASFFIAVRNAMGEEGISVPVCMPGPTMDKFVNEMGKLMRPASADTFSKM